In Candidatus Persebacteraceae bacterium Df01, a genomic segment contains:
- a CDS encoding Nudix family hydrolase: MTDTHAAVGIIWRGDNEVLMQRRRPQQTFSGYWEFPGGKIQFGETPAQALCRELQEELGITVTTLQPWLRRRHQYPHGNVMLHFFHVRAYAGVPYAAEGQQWQWTLLAQSPSPLLPANLSLWKWLSLPSVCAVTAAEIFGVEEMIKRMQAALANRLKLVQLRDKNISAEGRRHLATTAATLCRAHQALLLINDDEQLARDVQADGVHLSSGKLAVCDRRPDFLWAAASCHHEADIAKAVTLGLDFVVLSPVNKTLTHVKATPLGWERFAEFATTAGLPVYALGGMTVADIAVAQQHSGQGIGMMRQAWNVQ, encoded by the coding sequence GTGACTGATACGCACGCCGCTGTCGGCATCATTTGGCGCGGTGATAACGAAGTGTTGATGCAGCGGCGACGCCCACAGCAAACTTTTTCTGGTTACTGGGAATTTCCCGGAGGAAAAATTCAGTTCGGCGAAACACCTGCGCAAGCATTGTGTCGGGAGTTGCAGGAAGAATTGGGTATTACTGTCACTACATTACAGCCGTGGCTGCGTCGTCGTCATCAATATCCACATGGTAATGTTATGTTGCATTTTTTTCATGTGCGCGCTTATGCTGGCGTTCCGTATGCAGCCGAAGGTCAGCAATGGCAATGGACGCTGCTTGCCCAATCGCCGTCACCATTGTTGCCGGCTAATCTGTCCTTGTGGAAATGGTTGTCTTTGCCATCGGTGTGCGCTGTGACGGCGGCGGAAATTTTTGGTGTGGAGGAAATGATAAAACGCATGCAAGCGGCATTGGCGAATAGGCTGAAGTTGGTGCAATTACGTGATAAAAATATTTCTGCCGAGGGGCGGCGACACTTGGCAACGACAGCGGCGACGTTGTGCCGAGCACATCAAGCGCTGTTGTTAATTAATGACGATGAGCAATTGGCGCGCGATGTGCAAGCAGATGGTGTGCATTTGAGCTCTGGTAAGCTGGCAGTGTGTGATAGACGCCCTGATTTTTTGTGGGCGGCGGCATCGTGCCACCATGAGGCCGACATTGCTAAGGCGGTGACATTAGGATTGGATTTTGTTGTGTTATCACCGGTAAACAAAACACTGACTCACGTGAAAGCCACACCTTTAGGTTGGGAGCGATTTGCTGAATTTGCGACTACTGCTGGATTGCCGGTATATGCTTTAGGTGGCATGACGGTGGCAGATATTGCCGTTGCTCAGCAACACAGCGGTCAAGGTATTGGTATGATGCGGCAAGCGTGGAATGTACAATAA
- a CDS encoding NADPH-dependent assimilatory sulfite reductase hemoprotein subunit, producing MSIKLPSPKQPDALAENPSPVEIIKDSSDYLRGDITDGLTDNLTGAIGTSDQTLIKFHGIYQQDNRDVRMERAARKLEPDYSFMLRLRIPGGLITPAQWLAVNSVANELTETGSIRLTTRQTLQFHGIPKENLRSLVATCEHRLLDSIAACGDVNRNVMCTPHAELSPTHTAAYDIATAISRRLLPATRAYYEIWLGEENLTGGITEEPLYGKHYLPRKFKIGIAIPPSNDIDVYSQDIGFVSVVKNNSLHGFNIIIGGGLGMTHSDTRTYPRVGDDIGFCTPKQAIDVAWHLVAIQRDYGNRSDRKLSRFKYTVARLGAATIKAELDKRLGFALEPSVPVQWMHRGDYLGWHRRPDGKWDLTLFVENGRLAAETSLKNALSEAAALDCCSLLITPNQNIMLINIADSDRIRVEAVFSRRKLSIEDNTTLSGLRRNAMACVSMPTCPLAMAEAERYMPTLLTRLENEVTTLNLRQNDIIIRMTGCPNGCARPYLGEIGLVGKSPGRYNLYLGASYGGDRLSSLVGKNLNEEGIVAFLRPLLEKYANQRQDDERFGDFLVRTGHVKAPQCGADFHP from the coding sequence CGACGGCCTTACCGACAATCTTACCGGAGCCATTGGCACGAGCGATCAAACGTTGATTAAATTTCACGGTATTTACCAACAAGATAATCGTGATGTGAGGATGGAGCGAGCAGCGCGCAAATTAGAACCGGATTATTCGTTTATGCTTCGCCTACGCATACCAGGGGGGCTCATTACTCCAGCGCAGTGGCTCGCTGTTAACAGCGTCGCCAACGAATTAACAGAAACCGGTAGTATTCGACTGACTACTCGGCAGACTCTACAATTTCACGGCATTCCCAAAGAAAATTTACGCTCACTTGTAGCCACTTGCGAGCATCGTTTACTAGATTCTATTGCTGCCTGCGGAGACGTTAATCGCAATGTTATGTGTACACCACATGCTGAACTATCGCCGACGCACACTGCAGCCTACGATATAGCAACAGCAATTAGCCGACGACTCTTACCTGCTACACGCGCCTATTACGAAATCTGGTTAGGAGAAGAAAACCTAACTGGCGGCATTACCGAAGAACCGCTTTACGGAAAGCACTATTTGCCGCGTAAGTTCAAAATTGGAATTGCCATACCGCCATCCAACGATATAGACGTCTATTCACAAGATATTGGTTTTGTCTCTGTAGTAAAAAATAACTCACTGCACGGCTTTAATATCATCATTGGAGGGGGGTTAGGCATGACTCACAGCGATACCCGTACTTACCCCCGCGTAGGCGATGATATCGGTTTTTGCACGCCTAAACAGGCAATTGATGTAGCTTGGCACCTCGTCGCTATTCAGCGCGACTATGGTAATCGCAGTGACCGTAAATTATCACGCTTCAAATATACAGTCGCGCGATTGGGAGCAGCGACTATAAAGGCCGAGCTGGACAAAAGGTTGGGATTTGCACTAGAGCCCTCAGTGCCAGTACAGTGGATGCACCGCGGTGATTATTTGGGCTGGCACCGACGGCCAGATGGAAAATGGGATTTGACGCTGTTCGTAGAGAATGGCCGCTTAGCGGCAGAAACATCACTTAAAAATGCCTTGTCTGAAGCGGCGGCGCTTGATTGTTGTTCGTTGCTAATAACTCCCAATCAGAACATCATGCTTATTAATATCGCCGACAGTGATCGTATCCGTGTAGAAGCGGTATTTTCCCGCCGTAAATTATCTATAGAAGATAACACAACATTGTCAGGATTACGTCGCAATGCTATGGCTTGCGTCTCCATGCCTACTTGTCCGCTAGCAATGGCTGAAGCTGAGCGCTATATGCCAACCTTGCTAACCCGTTTAGAAAACGAAGTGACCACACTTAATTTAAGACAGAACGACATAATCATCCGCATGACGGGCTGCCCTAATGGTTGTGCCCGCCCTTATTTAGGAGAAATCGGTTTAGTTGGCAAATCACCTGGACGCTACAACTTGTACTTAGGAGCCTCTTATGGCGGTGATCGTTTATCATCGTTAGTCGGTAAAAACCTTAATGAAGAAGGGATTGTTGCTTTCTTGCGCCCACTGCTTGAAAAGTACGCCAACCAACGGCAAGATGATGAACGATTTGGCGATTTTTTAGTCCGTACGGGTCATGTTAAAGCCCCGCAATGCGGGGCTGATTTTCATCCTTAA
- a CDS encoding ATP-binding protein → MKEARIAVVLERIAIALERQGIAPRAEDFDNACCWRWEAAPLGGRLTAIERPQFESLDKLRGLDKQIALVDANTRCFLRGAPSCHVLLTGPRGTGKSSVVRGVFSRHADSGLRLIECDAAGLAQLPAILPALAMRREKFILYCDDLSFGRSNTSTLFQRLKSALEGGFSGTDNLRVYSTSNRRHLISENYDENLEGYSGGDEIHPGETNEEKISLSDRFGLWIPFCAPTVQEYEQLVRHWLGEYGVAVTAARLGEARLWADRRGSVSGRVARHFAIACAAKSD, encoded by the coding sequence ATGAAAGAAGCGCGCATTGCAGTAGTGTTAGAGCGTATCGCCATCGCATTGGAACGGCAAGGAATTGCGCCGAGGGCGGAGGATTTTGATAATGCTTGCTGCTGGCGATGGGAAGCGGCGCCGTTGGGTGGAAGATTAACTGCAATTGAACGACCACAATTTGAGTCGCTTGATAAATTGCGTGGGCTGGACAAGCAAATTGCGCTTGTTGACGCCAATACTCGTTGTTTTTTGCGTGGTGCTCCATCCTGTCACGTATTGCTGACTGGGCCGCGCGGTACTGGCAAGTCATCGGTGGTGCGAGGAGTGTTTTCTCGTCACGCTGATAGTGGGTTGCGTTTAATTGAATGCGATGCAGCAGGGCTGGCGCAGTTGCCAGCAATTTTGCCGGCACTTGCGATGCGGCGGGAAAAATTCATACTGTACTGCGACGATTTGTCATTCGGTCGGTCTAACACCAGCACTTTGTTTCAGCGTCTCAAAAGCGCTCTTGAAGGCGGATTTAGCGGCACTGACAATTTGCGAGTGTATTCTACGTCTAACCGTCGCCATCTCATTTCAGAAAACTATGACGAAAATCTAGAAGGTTATTCCGGAGGTGACGAAATTCATCCCGGTGAAACGAATGAAGAAAAAATTTCACTTTCTGATCGGTTTGGTTTGTGGATACCGTTTTGCGCGCCGACAGTGCAAGAATATGAACAGTTAGTGCGCCACTGGCTCGGCGAGTATGGCGTCGCTGTGACCGCGGCGCGGTTGGGCGAGGCGCGGTTGTGGGCGGACCGTCGCGGTTCCGTGAGCGGGCGTGTGGCGCGCCACTTTGCTATTGCCTGTGCTGCTAAAAGTGACTGA
- a CDS encoding exodeoxyribonuclease V subunit gamma: MINSAAPYLMDSFLNLLNPHQREAVCHNGEGLLVLAGAGTGKTRVLTSRIAWLLSEGHCQSRDIMAVTFTNKAAKEMRERLEVMVAFGFSGLTLGTFHGICHRLLRRHAVAAGVDKNFQIMDSSDQLTFIRRLLREKQVDEKEFPPTECRSYINAAKENGVRAAAAPVPHKRAAAMRELYSWYEESCRREHKADFAELLLAVVELLRKDADLRTHYARRFLHILVDEFQDTNALQYEWLKLLDSGDNHFFAVGDDDQSIYAFRGADPGNMLRFQEELRSNTIVRLEQNYRSTGNILHAANRLIATNHNRIGKNLKTDQGGGAPINIIRATKDIEEAANIVIATKQLLETNMVADEVAVLYRTNAQSRLLEQAMIEYAIPYRIYGGTRFYERLEVKHALAYLRLIAGDDRDALIRVINMPPRGIGTRAIEKLQETATQMGSNLFAALEAVQIPKIGQFAALLRKIRALYASGADLPTLARAAIEQSGLLEHYSAKTEDTERAENLREFVNGAVLFQTSETDNEDNSPLLQFIANAVLESGEAQGAPSNAVNLMTIHAAKGLEFMHVFVAGLEEGLFPTSQSLNSINTAAIEEERRLMYVALTRARRELSLHYAGSRQVYGETKYLPPSRFLNELPADCLSTDAVDTLATPVPSITSVPQPSFQRTRLPRPPMPTDEDNIPDMRYRAGDTVLHPRYGKGVVIRRQGNGDDLQVQVTFKKLGIKTFKAALAPLKKISG; this comes from the coding sequence ATGATAAACTCCGCTGCGCCATATCTTATGGATTCCTTTCTTAACTTGCTAAACCCTCACCAACGTGAAGCCGTTTGCCATAATGGCGAAGGCTTGTTGGTACTCGCAGGTGCAGGAACTGGCAAAACGCGAGTACTGACCAGCCGCATTGCTTGGCTTTTATCAGAAGGACACTGCCAGTCTCGCGATATCATGGCGGTAACTTTCACAAACAAAGCAGCAAAAGAAATGCGGGAGCGACTGGAAGTAATGGTAGCGTTTGGCTTTTCTGGCTTGACACTGGGAACTTTTCACGGCATCTGCCATCGGCTATTACGACGCCATGCCGTTGCTGCCGGAGTAGACAAAAATTTTCAAATTATGGACAGCAGCGACCAGTTGACCTTTATTCGCCGACTGTTGCGTGAAAAACAAGTTGATGAAAAAGAATTTCCGCCCACCGAGTGCCGTAGCTACATTAACGCTGCCAAAGAAAACGGAGTGCGCGCTGCCGCCGCGCCAGTACCACACAAGCGCGCTGCCGCTATGCGTGAGTTGTACAGCTGGTATGAAGAATCCTGCCGACGAGAGCACAAAGCAGATTTTGCCGAATTACTGTTGGCGGTGGTGGAATTGTTGCGCAAAGACGCCGATTTGCGCACTCACTATGCCCGCCGTTTTCTCCATATCTTGGTAGATGAATTTCAAGACACCAATGCTTTGCAATATGAGTGGCTAAAATTGTTGGATTCTGGCGACAATCACTTTTTCGCCGTGGGCGACGATGATCAATCTATTTACGCTTTTCGCGGTGCCGACCCGGGTAACATGCTACGGTTTCAAGAAGAATTACGCTCCAACACTATTGTCCGTTTAGAGCAAAATTACCGCTCTACTGGCAATATTTTGCATGCTGCCAATCGTCTTATTGCTACTAACCATAACCGCATTGGCAAGAATCTCAAAACCGATCAAGGCGGTGGTGCGCCAATCAATATTATTCGTGCGACAAAAGACATTGAAGAAGCAGCAAACATTGTCATCGCTACTAAGCAACTACTGGAGACGAACATGGTAGCAGACGAAGTCGCCGTGCTGTATCGCACCAATGCTCAAAGCCGCCTGCTGGAACAAGCAATGATTGAATACGCTATTCCTTACCGCATTTACGGCGGCACCCGTTTTTATGAGCGACTCGAAGTCAAACACGCGCTTGCCTACCTGCGCTTGATAGCAGGAGATGACCGTGATGCTTTAATACGTGTGATTAATATGCCGCCACGCGGCATCGGCACCCGAGCGATAGAAAAATTGCAAGAAACTGCAACCCAAATGGGCAGTAACCTGTTTGCCGCTCTGGAAGCAGTGCAGATTCCTAAAATTGGACAATTTGCCGCTCTATTACGGAAAATCCGCGCCTTGTATGCGAGCGGTGCTGATTTGCCAACATTAGCGCGGGCGGCGATAGAACAAAGCGGCCTGCTAGAGCATTATTCAGCCAAAACCGAAGATACCGAAAGAGCAGAAAATTTACGCGAATTCGTCAACGGCGCCGTGTTGTTTCAAACAAGCGAGACGGACAACGAAGACAATTCACCATTGTTACAATTCATCGCCAATGCCGTGCTGGAATCCGGCGAGGCTCAAGGAGCACCAAGCAACGCCGTCAATTTAATGACCATACACGCGGCTAAGGGATTAGAATTCATGCACGTTTTTGTCGCCGGTTTGGAAGAGGGCTTGTTTCCCACCTCACAAAGTTTAAATTCAATCAATACGGCAGCAATTGAAGAAGAACGCCGCCTTATGTATGTGGCCCTCACCCGTGCGCGCCGTGAATTATCTTTACACTATGCCGGCAGTCGACAAGTGTACGGTGAAACCAAATATCTGCCGCCATCACGTTTTTTGAATGAATTACCCGCAGACTGTCTGTCCACGGATGCGGTAGACACACTGGCTACGCCGGTTCCTTCAATTACTTCTGTGCCACAACCGTCTTTCCAACGCACACGACTGCCACGTCCACCAATGCCGACAGACGAAGACAACATACCAGACATGCGCTATCGCGCCGGCGACACCGTACTTCACCCGCGCTATGGCAAGGGCGTAGTGATTCGACGTCAAGGTAACGGCGATGATTTACAAGTGCAAGTAACATTCAAAAAATTGGGAATCAAGACATTCAAAGCCGCGCTAGCACCACTAAAAAAAATTAGCGGCTAA
- a CDS encoding SPFH/Band 7/PHB domain protein, producing the protein MLIVNIGFFILLLVLVANGVRTVSQGEEWIVERFGRYQRTLSPGLSFIVPIFDRVAYRVITKDIVLDIDKQEVITSDNAVIMTNAVSFIKITDPVSCMYGVVDFRIAVRNLVQTALRSIIGEMTLDEALSSREHIKARLQGMIAEDMTGWGITLKTVEIQDIQPSQSMQQAMEQQAAAERDRKAMVTRAEGAKQSAILEAEGRFESAKRDADAEVALAEASKKAIMLVRETTNDESLSLTFLLGQRYVEAIRSMGASENGKFVVLPADLQQAVRGLMNLKM; encoded by the coding sequence ATGCTTATTGTCAATATTGGGTTTTTTATTTTGCTGTTGGTGCTTGTCGCCAACGGTGTGCGTACAGTGTCGCAGGGAGAGGAATGGATAGTGGAGCGTTTTGGCCGTTATCAGCGTACCTTGTCTCCAGGGCTTTCTTTCATTGTGCCAATATTTGATCGTGTGGCCTACCGCGTTATAACCAAAGACATTGTTTTGGATATTGACAAACAAGAAGTTATCACTTCCGACAATGCTGTTATTATGACCAACGCTGTGTCGTTTATTAAAATCACCGATCCGGTGTCATGTATGTACGGTGTAGTGGATTTTCGCATTGCGGTCCGCAATTTAGTGCAAACAGCGTTACGTTCCATTATTGGCGAAATGACGCTGGACGAGGCGTTGTCTTCGCGTGAGCATATCAAAGCTAGGTTACAGGGAATGATTGCCGAAGACATGACTGGTTGGGGTATTACATTAAAAACGGTGGAAATTCAAGACATTCAGCCATCGCAATCCATGCAGCAAGCTATGGAACAGCAAGCAGCAGCGGAGCGTGATCGCAAAGCGATGGTAACTCGCGCTGAGGGTGCTAAGCAATCGGCTATTTTGGAAGCTGAGGGGCGCTTTGAATCGGCTAAGCGTGATGCCGATGCCGAAGTGGCATTGGCCGAAGCATCAAAAAAAGCAATTATGTTGGTGCGCGAAACGACCAATGACGAGTCCTTATCGCTAACATTTTTGCTAGGGCAACGTTATGTGGAAGCAATTCGTTCTATGGGTGCTTCCGAAAATGGCAAATTTGTCGTGCTACCGGCTGATTTGCAACAAGCGGTGCGGGGATTGATGAATCTCAAGATGTGA
- a CDS encoding FMN-binding glutamate synthase family protein: MSDNWSLKESHTFNRRIIDDIRRAAKTGLYRIRGGGAKRAVPSFDDLVFLGASMSRYPLEGYREHCGTEVTLGARYAKKPVRLKIPITIAGMSFGSLSANAKEALGRGASAMGTSTTTGDGGMTTEEREHSQILVYQYLPSRYGMNPDDLRRADAIEVVVGQGAKPGGGGMLLGQKISARVAQMRDLPEGIDQRSACRHPDWTGPDDLAIKIRELREITAWEKPIYVKCGASRPYYDTLLAVKAGADVVVMDGMQGGTAATQEVFIEHVGIPTLAAVRQAVAALKEANMHRTVQLVVAGGIRSGSDVAKALAMGADAVSVGTAALIAIGDNAPQYDEEYQALGSAAGFWEDYQDGTDPAGITTQDAELMKRVNPEAAGRRLANYLRVLTMEAQTLARANGKSHVHNLEPEDLAAVTVEAAAMAGVPLAGTNWVPGS, encoded by the coding sequence ATGTCAGATAATTGGTCACTTAAAGAATCGCACACATTTAATCGTCGAATTATTGACGACATTCGGCGGGCGGCAAAAACAGGGTTGTATCGCATTCGCGGTGGCGGGGCAAAACGGGCAGTTCCATCTTTTGATGATTTAGTGTTTTTGGGTGCATCTATGTCGCGCTATCCGTTGGAAGGATATCGTGAGCATTGCGGTACTGAAGTCACGTTGGGAGCGCGCTACGCCAAAAAGCCGGTGCGCTTAAAAATCCCAATTACTATCGCCGGCATGAGTTTTGGCTCTCTATCAGCCAACGCCAAAGAAGCATTGGGGCGTGGTGCTAGCGCGATGGGTACTTCTACCACCACCGGCGATGGTGGTATGACTACGGAAGAGCGAGAGCATTCACAAATATTGGTGTATCAATATTTACCGTCGCGCTACGGCATGAATCCAGATGACTTGCGCCGTGCCGATGCTATTGAGGTAGTTGTGGGTCAAGGTGCCAAGCCCGGTGGGGGTGGCATGTTGCTGGGGCAAAAAATTAGCGCGCGCGTGGCACAAATGCGTGACTTGCCGGAAGGTATTGACCAACGTTCGGCTTGCCGTCATCCTGATTGGACCGGACCGGACGATTTGGCTATTAAAATTAGAGAATTGCGTGAGATTACTGCGTGGGAAAAACCGATTTATGTTAAGTGTGGCGCGTCCCGCCCCTATTACGACACGCTACTGGCGGTCAAAGCGGGCGCTGACGTGGTAGTGATGGACGGTATGCAAGGTGGCACAGCGGCAACACAGGAAGTGTTTATAGAGCACGTGGGGATTCCCACTTTGGCGGCAGTACGGCAGGCAGTAGCGGCGCTCAAAGAAGCGAACATGCATCGCACGGTACAATTGGTTGTCGCTGGCGGCATTCGTTCCGGTTCCGATGTGGCTAAAGCACTGGCAATGGGAGCAGATGCAGTTTCTGTCGGTACAGCGGCACTTATTGCTATTGGTGACAATGCGCCACAGTATGATGAAGAATATCAGGCTTTGGGGTCGGCGGCTGGGTTTTGGGAAGATTATCAAGACGGCACAGATCCTGCCGGTATTACTACGCAGGATGCTGAGTTGATGAAGCGAGTTAATCCCGAAGCGGCAGGGCGACGACTGGCTAACTATTTACGCGTGTTGACAATGGAAGCACAAACGTTAGCACGCGCCAACGGTAAATCACATGTACACAATTTAGAGCCCGAAGATTTAGCAGCAGTTACTGTTGAGGCGGCGGCGATGGCCGGTGTGCCGCTGGCGGGGACTAATTGGGTACCGGGCAGTTAG
- the argJ gene encoding bifunctional glutamate N-acetyltransferase/amino-acid acetyltransferase ArgJ encodes MAVNLSPPSVLEPIAGVRLASTRAIKSKNRDDLTVLAIDAGATVSGVFTQNRYPAPPVQVCRTHLGVDKTNGDIRGLAINAGIANAGTLGRGLHDAQESCRLLANLLGCEARQILPFSTGVIMEPLPMENYARGLQRCAGKLIHDNWLAAASAIMTTDTVTKGISRQVQINGNTITVTGIAKGSGMIHPNMATMLAFVATDAAIPAPLLAQWQRDIVDDTFNAISVDGDTSTNDSFMLIATGKAGDGNHTVVRDAIAGVCAHLAECIVRDGEGASKLVTIRVYGGSDKETCLRVARAVACSPLVKTALAAGDANVGRFLMAIGNAGGNFVPDCVTMHVDSTPVLFNGGLHSEYCEEKTAAVLAMDEIMIVIGLGKGAYEATLKTCDLTARYIEINAAYRS; translated from the coding sequence ATGGCGGTTAATCTTTCACCGCCGTCAGTTCTTGAACCAATCGCTGGAGTGCGTTTGGCATCAACGCGGGCGATTAAGTCCAAAAATCGTGATGATTTGACCGTGTTGGCTATAGACGCTGGTGCGACCGTTTCCGGAGTATTCACGCAAAATCGCTATCCAGCACCGCCGGTGCAAGTTTGCCGTACGCATTTGGGTGTGGACAAGACGAATGGCGACATTCGCGGTCTGGCAATTAATGCCGGTATCGCCAATGCTGGCACTTTGGGACGAGGGTTGCATGATGCCCAAGAATCTTGCCGCTTGCTTGCTAATTTGTTGGGCTGTGAGGCGCGGCAAATTTTGCCATTTTCTACTGGTGTGATTATGGAACCGCTGCCGATGGAAAATTATGCGCGCGGCTTACAGCGTTGTGCTGGCAAATTAATTCATGACAACTGGCTGGCGGCTGCAAGTGCCATTATGACTACCGACACGGTGACCAAAGGAATAAGCCGCCAAGTGCAAATTAACGGTAACACGATTACCGTAACCGGTATTGCAAAAGGCTCAGGCATGATTCATCCCAACATGGCGACTATGCTGGCATTTGTTGCCACCGATGCCGCTATTCCGGCACCGTTATTGGCGCAGTGGCAGCGTGACATTGTTGACGACACTTTTAACGCCATCAGTGTAGATGGTGACACGTCTACCAATGATTCATTTATGCTCATTGCCACTGGTAAAGCTGGAGACGGCAATCACACCGTCGTGCGTGATGCCATTGCCGGCGTTTGCGCTCATTTGGCCGAATGTATTGTCCGTGACGGCGAAGGTGCAAGCAAACTCGTCACCATTCGCGTGTATGGTGGGAGTGACAAAGAAACGTGTTTGCGTGTTGCTCGCGCGGTTGCCTGCTCGCCGTTGGTCAAAACCGCACTGGCGGCCGGTGATGCTAATGTCGGACGGTTTCTTATGGCTATTGGTAACGCCGGCGGTAATTTTGTGCCAGATTGTGTCACTATGCATGTCGACAGCACACCGGTACTTTTCAATGGCGGTCTACATTCCGAATATTGTGAAGAAAAAACGGCAGCAGTGTTAGCGATGGATGAAATAATGATTGTGATTGGTTTGGGGAAAGGTGCTTATGAGGCGACGCTCAAAACTTGCGATTTAACCGCCCGCTATATTGAAATTAACGCCGCCTACCGCAGTTGA
- the rmuC gene encoding DNA recombination protein RmuC, with protein sequence MNATTILSLLLAATLIGVGWLWRRNGQLSKKNGQLQTDLATSQTRLQNEIQHREQSEAAAAEWYEKYDQGREAQAQAQTTASSAEAKADAAQQQVALQTNELTELRERVHQDTAKISQLKTELDNARTQEKEKIDFLSETTERMQIQFKTLAQGVLDEKSRVFDKHSEKALAPLREKLEQFRRRVDEIYGEETRERAALKNEIKNLHDNAVKIGEDATNLTRALKGDKKIQGDWGELTLARLLEESGLREGESYRTQESFRDEDGNLQRPDVIIDLPENRHLIVDSKVSLVDYMNAVATDNDNDRNIAIDRHVQAIRRHVEDLSKRHYQHIKDIRTPDFVFMFMPQEAAFFAALNADPQLFSDAYNKKIIFCAPTTLLATLRTVERIWQLERQNKNAEDIARRGGALYDKLCGFVEDMEKLDKTLTGARNAYDAALGKLSKGQGNVIRQAEQLRDMGVRTKKQLPSSFAEDDEGTEKLN encoded by the coding sequence ATGAATGCTACTACCATTTTGTCATTACTGCTGGCAGCGACGCTGATAGGAGTTGGCTGGCTATGGCGGCGCAATGGGCAGCTAAGCAAAAAAAACGGCCAGTTGCAAACTGATTTAGCCACATCACAAACGCGACTACAAAACGAAATTCAGCATCGCGAACAAAGTGAAGCAGCAGCAGCGGAATGGTACGAAAAATATGATCAAGGTCGTGAAGCGCAAGCGCAAGCGCAGACGACAGCAAGCAGTGCTGAAGCCAAAGCAGACGCCGCACAACAGCAGGTAGCACTACAAACAAACGAATTGACAGAATTGCGAGAGCGAGTGCATCAGGATACAGCGAAAATATCTCAGCTCAAAACGGAATTGGACAACGCTCGAACGCAGGAAAAAGAAAAAATTGATTTTCTCAGCGAAACAACAGAGCGAATGCAAATACAATTTAAAACCCTAGCACAGGGAGTGTTGGATGAGAAAAGTCGCGTTTTTGATAAACACAGCGAAAAAGCATTGGCGCCATTACGGGAAAAATTGGAACAATTTCGCCGCCGCGTGGATGAAATTTATGGGGAAGAAACTCGCGAACGGGCGGCACTAAAAAACGAAATTAAAAACTTACATGACAACGCCGTTAAAATCGGTGAAGACGCCACCAACCTAACGCGCGCACTCAAAGGCGACAAAAAAATACAAGGAGACTGGGGCGAGCTGACGCTGGCACGGTTGTTGGAAGAATCCGGTTTGCGTGAAGGCGAAAGCTATCGCACCCAAGAATCTTTTCGCGATGAAGACGGCAATTTGCAGCGCCCCGATGTCATTATCGATCTTCCAGAAAATCGACACTTAATTGTAGATTCCAAAGTGTCACTGGTGGACTATATGAACGCCGTTGCTACCGATAATGACAACGACCGCAATATCGCTATTGATCGCCACGTACAAGCAATACGCAGACATGTGGAAGATTTATCAAAACGGCATTATCAGCACATTAAAGACATTCGCACACCGGACTTTGTATTTATGTTTATGCCGCAAGAAGCGGCGTTTTTTGCCGCGCTCAACGCCGATCCGCAATTGTTTTCCGATGCCTACAACAAAAAAATTATTTTCTGCGCGCCAACCACTCTGTTAGCAACCTTGCGCACAGTAGAACGTATTTGGCAATTGGAGCGACAAAATAAAAATGCTGAAGATATCGCGCGGCGCGGCGGCGCCTTGTATGACAAACTGTGTGGTTTTGTGGAAGACATGGAAAAACTTGACAAAACGCTTACCGGTGCCCGCAACGCCTATGACGCAGCACTTGGCAAGCTAAGCAAAGGACAAGGAAACGTCATACGACAAGCCGAACAACTACGCGACATGGGAGTGCGCACGAAAAAACAATTACCCTCAAGTTTTGCTGAAGATGATGAAGGCACAGAAAAATTAAATTAA